CCTTTTATTGTCTTATAAGGATAGATATTTATCACTACAGTATATATATTATCTGAAAATGAATGTATTGTCAAGCTTTTTGTGATTGTTTTTATTCTTTTATTGATAATTATTTTTTTAAGGTGATATATTTGTATCACACAGTTATGTGAGGGGGTGTTCTTGATGCTTATTATCAACCTGAAGGGGCTCATAGAGAAAAAAAGTGCTATCGAGAGGAGGAAGATCACCTACAAGGTGATCGAGCAGGAGACAGGGATAAAGGCACTGACCTTGTCACGGATTGTCACAAACCATAACTACAACATATCAAGGAAGGATATCGAGAAGCTGCTTATCTATTTTAACTGCCAGCCGAATGAGCTGATGACGTTGATTCCTGACTAAATACAGAAAAGGGATTGATCGGTGTTGTTAACACCTACCTATACGTAATAACTTCACCTACAAATAAACGATTTCAAATAAATGAATTACCGAGAATTACCAAATGTAATAGAGGATAACACACCCTGTATGACCAGCGCGGGGCAACCACGCTGGAATGAAATTAACCCTTATGAACCAAACAATATCTCATCAGTAATGGCAGGTATGAGGCATCTATCCTCGAAATCATCTCCCCAAAAATCTTATTTTCATTGTATCTCTTCCCAGTCTTTTCCTGTCATCAGCTTCCAGGCATTTTTAAATGCAATCCTTTCAGCAACATCCTTCCGTAGGGTTTTAAAGACAATGCTACGAAATGTATTCATCACCCTGTCGTACTCATTAAAGCGACCGGTGTTTGCATCCGACCCTATAACAAACCTGTCAGGGAATGCTTCGAAAAGGTTTTTCCATTCCGGCTCAAGTATGCCCCCTGACCTTGAAGGATCATACATAATGGCATCCAAATACCCTGTCATGTGATACTTGCCACCCGGCTTTGACTGGACAAGGTCAAAATAAAGATTCGGGTATTTCTTTAAAAGCTCACGGATTGTTTCAGTACTGGTGAACCTTTTCCATGTCTTCGGATTCCGGTTGCGGCCTACATGACACCAGATGAGTTTTGCCTTCGGGTACCTGGTAAGCATCCTCTCCAGCTCCGGAAGAAGTGCGTCCTCTGCCTCGTGATGGAGAAGAAAAGGAATACCGGTCTGACTTGAAAGCCTGAACACTACATCGAAAGCTCCAGAATCAACAGGCATGTGGATATCCCTGCTATTCGTGCTCGATTGGTAATGCCTTGCCTCAAATTCACCCATAGCGAAATATTTTCCTGAAAGGACGTCCTTTTCGAGCGTTTCGAGAAAATCTCTATTGCTGCTGTGCCAGAGTTTGCCATCGCCATGCACTGTTGTTGGCACAAACCTGTCGGGATAAAGTTCGTTAAGTCTTATAGAATCTCCACTGCCAAGGCGCTCGTTTGGTCCAACCCATATTAACGCAACACCGTTTTTGTCCATAACGGCTACAAGCCTCTCATTTTCAATCTTGCCTCCATGGTGATATTCCACATCGATAACAGGCAGTACACCCTGTTTAAGCATGCCCTGGATCCTTCCCCTGAATGCATTTATCTGTTCGTCTCTTTCGAGTCCGAAGACAACTGCTTGCACAAGGAAAACCAGAACTAAGGCAAATAATATCGTTTTTTTCATTCTCTTAAGTTCCAATCTGCACACTATAAACTTCTATCAAGAGATTGCCACGATCCGCCGTAGAAAAGGAACACAGGAGACGCCCTTCAGTTATTCAAGAACTCCTCTGCCATCCCCCTCTTTTCTCCTCTTTATGTAACTCTCTTATTCT
This sequence is a window from Pseudomonadota bacterium. Protein-coding genes within it:
- a CDS encoding helix-turn-helix transcriptional regulator, with protein sequence MLIINLKGLIEKKSAIERRKITYKVIEQETGIKALTLSRIVTNHNYNISRKDIEKLLIYFNCQPNELMTLIPD
- a CDS encoding amidohydrolase family protein; protein product: MKKTILFALVLVFLVQAVVFGLERDEQINAFRGRIQGMLKQGVLPVIDVEYHHGGKIENERLVAVMDKNGVALIWVGPNERLGSGDSIRLNELYPDRFVPTTVHGDGKLWHSSNRDFLETLEKDVLSGKYFAMGEFEARHYQSSTNSRDIHMPVDSGAFDVVFRLSSQTGIPFLLHHEAEDALLPELERMLTRYPKAKLIWCHVGRNRNPKTWKRFTSTETIRELLKKYPNLYFDLVQSKPGGKYHMTGYLDAIMYDPSRSGGILEPEWKNLFEAFPDRFVIGSDANTGRFNEYDRVMNTFRSIVFKTLRKDVAERIAFKNAWKLMTGKDWEEIQ